Within Pirellulales bacterium, the genomic segment CAAGTGGCCAGGAAGTCCGGGGGAAGGGAAACGCAAAGTCGCAAAGACGCCAGGACGCAAAGGGGAAGAGCAAGAAGAAAGACCCCCTCGCCCCGGCCTGCGGCCGGACCTCTGGCGCCTACTTCGCTTCGCTGCGTGGGGGCGAGGTGGAAGAGGGAACCGCGGGGGCGCGATCAGGCGCCTAGTGCGCCGCGAACATCTCGGCCGGCCGATTGCCGCGCGCGGCGTTCGGCTCGCCCCGCCTCGCGCCACAGACCGCCGATCGTTTGCCACAACCCAGGGCTATTGACCCGACGATAGAGCGAATCGGCGGGCAGGCCAGCCATTAGCCGGCGATGCGCCTCGGCCAGATTGTGATACGGCATCGAGGGGAAGAGGTGATGCAAGGCATGGAAGCGCAGGCCGACGGGCGCCCACAGTTCGCCGATCCATGGATGATGGGGGTAGTTGACCGAATCAAGGAGTTGGTCGATGAAGGTGATTGGCTCGCCGCCGCTGCGATAGTGATGCGCGCCCAGGGTGCGAATGGCGTTGAGAAACATGACTCCGACCGAAACGGCGTACGCGGAGACCACCAATCCCAACGGCAAGAGACCGGCCAGGACCAAACCTGCGACGGTGGTGGCCATGAGCCAGCAGGCGACTTCCTGAAGGCGCCAAATCTTGATCTCGCGATGGGTGGGGAGCGGCCGCACATAGGCGGGGTCGATCACCATCGACGACGCGTGCCGGGCCACCCAGCGCCTGAGTGGGGGGCAGACCCAGGTGAGGGGCGCGCCGAGAAAGCGAACCACGGCGATCAACGGCACGACCAGACATTCGGCCAGAAACCAAGCAATCTTCCAGCGCGGACCTTGCGCCAGCGGCAGGTACTCGCCGTCGTGCTCCGTGCCGTATTGCCGGCGCGCGTGATGTTCGACATGCGTGTGATAGAGAAACGACGGCACCAGAAAGGGAATGCCGTACAACAGGTTCCAGACCAGGCGGAACGATCGGAACGAATCTTGCTTGAGGTGCGTGAGCTCGTGCGTGAAGAGCGAAGCCCGATAGAGCGCCAGCACGCTGATTACATAGCAGAGCGCGGCAATGCCCCAGACCCAGGTGTGCAGCAGGTCGAACCGCACGAGCAACCGCATCGCGACGAAAGCCGCAGTGCCGGTGTAGACCGAAACGAGAAAGTCGGTCCAGTAAATCCACGGTTTCGGCTCAAAGAGATCGCGCACCAATTGACGCGCCTCGCCGATGGAGAATCGAGGCGTCTCGTCTGGATGGTCAGGCATGCCTGCGGTCCTATGCGGCAGGAGTCGATTGGTGTGGTTTGTGAAGTGCTTCCGAAGGATTTTCCACTCGCGGGGAATGGCAGATGGTGCGAGCGCAAGAGGCCCAACAAGCTTTCTTTCGGCAGCTAGCAAGCCACCGGTTGAGCGACTGTTCGAGCGTAGGGAAGATGTCAGGCGCACGAACTGACAGAAGTGCTGCTGGCGATCCGAATTTGCCCGAAGTGCCCAAGTTGCCGGCAGGTGCGTCCCTTGCCGGCGGCCACGGGGAGTGCAGGCGGGTACCGAGCTTTCGGTTTTCGAACCGTTGACCGGAAAAGCTGGAGGGTAAGGCAAACTTTTCCGATTAGTTAGGCACGCCATGATTGCGCGAACCGCGCTCGATTGGCGTACGACGCGGGTGAGCAGGGGGGGAAACCGGCTGCCCATGATCGCAAGTGCATTTTTCGCCTACTAAATTACGTCGCCCACGCCGAGGCTGCCGCGGGCTATTGCTTGCGGCGCTCGCAATGTGCATTGCCGCGCGCGGTTTCGCCGCCGAGCAGGTTGCTGGCGAGCAAGGCGCCGCGCCGCAGGCAAACGCGTATGTGAGCTACCCGCTCGGGCACGCATCAGTCGACTCGGTGCGCCAGACGCTGGCCCAGTTGTTGGGGGACCGCCAAGACGTGCGGGTGGTGGGAGACGCCAGCGGCAAACAACTGCTGGTAGCGGGTCCGGCCGATGCGCAACAACTGGCGCGTCAACTGGTCGATTCGCTCGATCGCGCGCCCGTCGCAGGCGCCGCGGTAGCGACCGCCCTGCGAACGTATGCGTACACTGGCGCCGACGGCCACCGCGCGGCGTCGCGGTTGCAGCAGCACCTGGGGACCGCTGCTCAGGTGGCCTTTGATGCGCGGACGAAGCAGATTGTCGTTGTCGCGCCGGCGGAGGCACAGGCTCGCGCCGCGGAACTGTTGGGCGCAGAATTGCCGGCCGGGACCGAAACGCCAGCGGCGGCGGAGCAGTCACGCTTTCAAAGCGCTACAGTGCAGCTCAAGCATTCACAAGCGGCGCGAGTCGAGACGCTGCTCAAGGAGATGTTCGCGCGGCGGTTGGTAGCGGCCAGTCAGGCACCGGGCGAACTGCCGGCGTGGGTGCTCACGGCCAATGGCGAGAGAGTGCAGATCGAAGTCGATTCACGACAAAATCGCTTTACGATCCATGGCTCTGCGAAGCTGGCGCCGCAGGTAGCGAGATTGATCGCGGTGCTCGACAGCCCACGCCCAAAGGACGGTCGCACGGTGCGGATTGTTCCTTTATCGCGATCGAACCCGGCCAAGGTGCAGCAGGCGGTGGAGGCGTATCGCGGCGAATCGCTACCGCCCCAAGCGCCGGCCGCGGTGAACGATCAGAGCGGCGCCGGCGCGACTAGCGGGGTGAGTCGCGCGCTAGCGATCGAGTCGCGCGCTGGTCAGGATCATCGCCTGGTGCGCACCATGTTTCAGCCGGAAATGGAGCCGCCGCCGGAGGAACCGCAGGCGCCATTGATCGCGCCGCCAGCACCAAACGATGAGGAGATGAGCGAGTCTGAGCGACAGCAATTGCGCGAGCTGGGCGCCGATGTCGAGATTGAAACGCTTGGCGATCTCGACGTGGTGATTTTGCGGGGTCGCGAACGCGACGTAAATGAGTTGATTCGGATTATTGAGGAGATTGAGCGGATCAGCGCCGATTCGGAGCCGCAGATCGAGTTGGTCCCATTGCAACACGCCGGCAGCGCGAGCGTGGGACGGGTGGTCACGCAGATTCAAACCGAACTGTTGACTGGCCGTCAGGGGCGGGCGACCGCGATTGCCGTATCGCGCCCCAACGCGATGTTGGTGATCGGCTGGGGCGAGGCGATGAACACCATGCGGGAGTTGATCGGCAAGCTCGATCAACCGACCTCGCCCGACGCGCAAGTGCGAGTGTTCCGCTTGCAGCACGCCTCGGCCACCGCGCTGCAGAACACGTTGCAAGATTTGTTTCGCGCGGCGGGGACGACGGCCGCGGAGCGAGTGATCATCAGCGCCGATACGCGCTCCAATTCGCTGGTGGTGCAAGGCAGCCCCAGCGAATTTGCCGAAGTCGAGGTGCTTTTGGAGCGACTCGATGTGGCGGGGGGTACGGCGGTGAACGAGTTGCGCGTGGTGCGGCTGCGCAACACGCTGGCGCTCGATATGGCGCCGGTGCTGCAATTGGCGATGACGGGAGCGGGGGCAGGCATCGCCGGCGCCGGCGTCGCAGGAGCGGCCAACCAGCGGCAGGAGTCGCTTGAGTTTCTCACGCTCGACGCCGCTGGACGGCAGTTGCTTAAGTCGGGCGCTTTGAGCGATGTGCGAATTGTGCCGGAGCCGCGCACCAACTCGCTGTTAGTTTCTGCGCCGCCCGAGAGCCTCGATCTGATTGTCGCGGTAATCGAGCAGCTCGACAGTCAGCCCGCCAGCACCGCGCAGATCAAGGTGTTTCGAGTGACGAACGGCGACGCGGTGCGGCTGGTCGAGATGTTGCAAGCGCTGTTGGGGACGCAGGCCACCTTGCCGGGCGGGCCGCAACTCGCCAGCGCGGCCAACGACCCATCGCTGGCGCCGCTGCGATTTTCGGTCGATCAGCGGACCAATTCGATCATCGCGACCGGGGCGCCGGGCGATCTGACGATTGTGGAGGCGATATTGCTGCGGCTCGACGAGAGCGATATTGAAGATCGCAAGAGCACGGTGTTTCGTTTGAAGAACGCACCGTCGACCGACGTGGCTCAGTCGATCAACGAGTTTTTGCGGAGCGAGCGGCAGGTGATGGAAGCGGCGCCGGGATCGTACAGCCCGTTTCAACAGATCGAGGCCGAAGTGGTGGTGGTGCCCGAGCCGGTGAGCAACAGCCTGATCATCAGCGCCACGCCGCGCTACTACGACGAGATCTTGCGCTTGGTGGAGCAACTCGACGCGCAACCACCGCAAGTGATGATCCAAGTGCTCATCGCGGAAGTGCGACTCGACAACTTTGAGGAGTTTGGCGCCGAGCTGGGCATTCAAGACGCCGTGCTATTTGATCGCAGCCTGTTGAGCAACATCATCCCTAGCGGGGCGACGCGGTATGCCGACATCTTGTCCGCCGATCAGACGCCCGGCTTTGATTTCAACGCGCCGGGAGCGGGACTGGGCAACAGCGCCGGCTCGCGCGCGCTGGAAAACGCGGGGACGGTCGGCGCGCAAGGATTGTCGAGCTTTTCGGTGGGCCGCATCAACACCGATCGCGGCTTTGGCGGCCTGGTGCTGTCGGCATCGAGCGAGAACGTGAGCATCTTGATCCGCGCGCTGCGCGAGAAGCGGCGACTGGACATCTTGAGCCGTCCGCAGGTGATGACGCTCGACAACCAGCCCGCGTTCATCCAAGTAGGTCAACAGGTGCCGCGCGTGGCATTGGTGAGCCTGACGGCGCTGGGACAGGTGAGCAACATCGATCTGATCAACGTCGGACTCATCTTGGGGGTGACGCCGCGGATTAGCCCCGACGGCATGGTGGTGATGGAGATCGACGCCGAGCGCTCGGAATTGGGGCCGGTGAATGAAGGCATCCCCATTTCGACGTCGTCGACTGGCGAGGTGATTCGCTCCCCCGTGATCAACACCACCCGCGCGCAGACCACGGTGAGCGCGGTGGATGGGCAAACAATCGTGCTGGGTGGTTTGATCAGTCAGACCAAGCGCATGAACACGCGCCGCGTGCCGTGGTTGTCGGACGTGCCACTCTTGGGCATGTTGTTTCGGTACGACCTGATGCAGAAAGCGCGGACCGAGTTGTTGATTATTCTGACGCCGCACGTGGTGCGCAACGAGGCAGACGCCAATCAGGTCAAGCAGATGGAGGCGGCGCGAATGAGTTGGTGCCTGGCCGACGTGGAGGAGGTGCAGGGTGAGACCGGCATCCATCGACGCGGTGAAACGGAGATGGATCATAGCCAGACACAGGTGATCTACCCGGATATGAATCCGCGCGGCGTGATGGAAGCAATCGAGACACCGATGGAAATGGGGCCGGCGCTGCCAGGGCCGAATGGCGAGGTTGTGTTGCCACCCGGCGTAATGCCAGGCGAACCCGTTGTCGCGCCGCCCGGCGCGCCGCCGGCCCTCCCCCCGCCTGTGCCGTTCCGACCGGCGCCGGTGGATGGCGCACGGATGCGGCAGGGCGCCGCGCAGCCGGTGGTAGCGAAACAACCGTCCACGGGCGGAGCCTCGCGGCTAGGGAACGTGATGAAGTGGCGGCCGCAGTTCAAGATGCCGGGCGCCAAGGAAGAGCCATCCGCCGAAGTGAAGACGACGGTGTATCACGGGCCGGCGCCAACGGTGATGAGTCGATTGGGGCCGCGACCCGATGTCTCTCCCTATTTGCCCAAGCCGGCGGTTAGCAACGCGAGCAGCACACGATGAAGTTTGTCCAGCGCAGCATTTGTTGGATCGCATTGGCGCTCGCCAGCGCCGCCCCGGCTGCGCGCGCCGAGATTCCGTGGTTCAACACCAAGCCTCGTCAGCCTGATCGGATCACGGTGTTCTGGACCGACACTGTGTTGAATCAGCCGGGCGTGCCGAGCGTGCGCGGCTTTGGCGGGCGACTGATGTTCTTTGCCAACGGCAGCGACAAGCCCGTGAAGGTGGAGGGGTCGCTTCATGTCTTTGGCTACGACGACACCGACAACGACCTGTCGCAGATGGCGCCCGACCGCAAGTACATCTTCACCGCCGACCAACTGGAACGGCATTACAGCAAGGCGAAGCTCGGCCACTCGTACAGCTTTTGGATTCCGTGGGACCAGGCTGGGGGCGAGCAGCGCGTGGTTGGCTTGGTGTGCCGATTTGAGTCGAAGGAAGGTGGCTCGGTGATTTCCGAGTCGCTGCGACAAGTGTTGCCGGGCAAAGCGCCATTGGTGCAGCCCGGCGAAGTCACTCAAGAACAATTGCAAACAGCGGTGCAGCATGCGGGGCAGGCGGCAGCGCCGGGGACGCCCGCTGAGACTCAGCCGGTAGGCTATCAAGAGGCGCGCGCACGGAGCGGGCTGCAGACTAGCACGATTAACCTTCCGCCAAACTATCAGTGGCGGAATGTGCCCGAACAGGCGGCGCCGGCGCCCTTGGGGCAAGTCATGCATGCCACGGCGCTGGGCGCGGCGTCAGGCTCGCCGGCCGCCATGCCCGCGGTGGCGACACTCGGCGCGGGCGCTACGGAACTAGATCCGGCATTAGTGGCGACGGCGGCTCGGTTGCTGTCGAAGGGCTTGGTAGATCAGCAGGGGGCATTTCAGTCGCCACCCGCAGCCGATTCTCGATTTCAGCAATTCCGGGCTCTAGGCGGACCCATTCGGCAACCACGTGGCGATCATGTTCGGATGCGACCGCGCCCTCCAGGATGGCCGTCTCACCAGCCAGCGTCACCACAACCGGACCTGACAGCCGATCCTCCATCGCCTTTGCCAGTCGATTTTCAAGCGCCTGGGCTCTTGCCGGGGGCGGGGATGAATCGGCCGTGAAACCTAGTGTCAGCCGCGGCCGATAGGGACCGGGGCGCGCGGTTGCGATATCAGGACGCAGTCGATTGACATTGGGGTTGATGACCTCGCGCAGTTGGCCAATGGCGGAGAGGATGGGGCCCTGGTTTTGCGCCTGATTGGCGCCGACAAAACCGGCGACATCGACCCGATCACGGCCGACGAAGGCATCGGCTGGTCGCCGATCGCGGAAAAAGCGATCCATATTGACGCTGAGCGCCTGCATTAGATTCTCATTCGGATTGCCGCCGGGGGTGGGCTGCCGAGGCGCGTTGGGCTGTCCTGGCCGTGCTTGCTGGCCGAGCGGCGTACCGAGTGAACGGGGGCCGAACATTTGCGCCAAGCTTGTAGCGGGCGCCAGCGCCGCGAGGAGCATTGCGATGGAAAGCGCGTGACGGCGCGACTTGAAGATTGCCAATTGCATTGCAGAGAAACTCGCGCGGAGTGCGGGACTACCTTTGTTCCATCGTAGCCCGGGTGACAGCGAATCGACGACTGGTTAGATTTCGCGGTATGTGGCGATTCGGTAAATCAAGCGCTTTAGAGAGAGTTTAGCACAATGTCGCTTGTCATTCGCTGTCGGCCCAATGGGCCGCTGGTGATCGAAGGCCCGGTAACGGTGGTCGATCACCAAGGCAACCCGTTTCCGATTAACCAAGATAAACCGCTGGTGGCGCTTTGCCGCTGTGGGCAATCGGGGAAGAAGCCGTTTTGCGACGGCACGCACAAGACCTGCGGCTTTATCGCCGAAGAATTGGCGCCAGAGGCGGGCGCATAAAAAGGCCCCCGGAAAGGCTGGGGTCCCAGGGGGGCAAAGGACACCTACCTTGTCCGGGAGCGATTGGACGATCGGCGATCGGTTGGATCGCAAATACCAAAAACGGCTGCTGAAGCGGCCGCCCGCATCCATGCCGGCGAAGTCGCTTCCGGTTGTTCTCGTCCGTATTGGGCGAGGCAACCTCTACGCGTAGATCAGCCTTCTTCGTTTGTAACCATAGTTGGCGCTTCGATTAGCGTCGCGACACCAATCGTTGTTGCCAACGTGAGGCGGGAAAATATGGGAATCGCCACTGAGGGTCAAGGCCGGTTTTTGAGCGGAAATGGTCGAAACCTTGGCGAGGTCCGCCAGCCGTTTTGAGCACGACCCCCGGCCGAGCGGTCGGATTCGCGGCGCGACTGTGGTACAAAATGCCGTTCCAGGGCAAGTTTTTCATTCCGCGTCGAAAGAGGATCGCATGTTTCACGAAGGCGCCATCGAAGGCGTGGTTTTCAAGTCGCTCAAAAAATTCACTGATCGACGCGGTTGGCTGATCGAACTCTATCGCGAGGACGAGTTGCCCCAAGAAAATCATCCGGTCATGGCATACATCAGCCAGACCGAGCCAGGGGTGGCGCGGGGACCGCACTTTCATCACGATCAGGCCGACTATTTCGCCTTTTGCGGGCCGGGAGACTTCAAGCTGTATCTGTGGGACAGCCGCAAGGAGTCGCCGACGCACCTGGCCAAGCAGGTCGTGGTGGTGGGAGAGAGCAACATGCAGGCGGTGATCGTGCCGCCGGGCGTGGTGCACGCCTACAAGAATGTGAGCGACAAGTCGGGCTGGGTCTTCAACGGACCAAATCGCTTGTACGCCGGCCACGGCAAGCAGGAGCCGGTTGACGAGATCCGGTTTGAAGAAGTGGCCGACAGCCCGTACCACCTCGATTAGTCGCTGGTGTTGTCAATCGTCGCCCAGTGTGCGACGGCCGCGCGCTTGCTTTTTTTGCGCGGTGCGCCGTTTGACTTGCAAGCGATCTTCGATCGCGCCGCGCGGAACCTTGGTCGGGCGGCGTTTGCGTGGCGCGGCCAGCACAGCGGCGATCATTGCGCGCAGCTTCTCCAGGCAGTCGGCTGTGTTGCGCCCCTGATCGCGATAGCGCTGGCTTTGGATGATCAGCTCGCCATCCGCCGTAAGACGCGAGCGATAGCGAGTCAAGAAGCGCTCGCGCACGTCCGCGGGCAGGCTGCCGCTGGTCCGCGCGTTCCAGCGCAGCATGGCCTTGGAGTTGACTTTATTGACGTTCTGCCCACCTGGGCCGGAGCTGCGCGCGAAGCTCATTTGCAACTCGCTGGCGGGGATGCGAACGCGGGCGCCGACTTGCAAGGCTTCTGACATGATGGCAAAGACGATAACGAGAAATGGGTGGGCGCGTTCGAGAACGCGCGGACAATTCACTATATTTGGAGCGGCAACCGCGGCTGTTGAGAAATATCGTATGCAAATGCTTGGCGTCTCGCTGGGATTTTTGTGCGTGCTGGTGGCGCCGGCAACGGCCTGGGCAACCGAAAGCGCCGTGCCCAATTTGGCCACGCGCAAGTCGGGCATCGACTGGCCCTGTTTCTTGGGGCCGACGCAGGACAACAAATCGCCAGAGCGCGGCATCCGCCGCGATTGGAAGAGCGGGCCGCCCCCCGTGGTCTGGCAGACCGAGGTGGGCATTGGCTACAGCATGCCGTCGGTGAGCCGCGGGCGCTTGTTTTTGTTCGACGCCGTGGGACAGCAGGCTCGGCTGCGCTGCCTGCACGCCGAGACGGGGCGGCCGCTGTGGGAGTACAAGTACACATTCGAGTACGAAGATTTGTATGGTTACGACAACGGTCCGCGCTGCTTTCCGATTGTCGACGACGACCGCGTTTATCTCTACGGCGTCGAGGGGAGTTTGCACTGTCTTCATGTGGTCGATGGCGCCGTGGTGTGGCGGATCGACCTCAACCAAGAATATGGCGTGGTGCAGAACTTTTTTGGCGTCGGCAGCACGCCGCGGATCGAGGGCGAGCTGCTGATCGTGCAAGTCGGAGGCAGCCCCGCGGAAAGCCAGCGCGTGGCGCCCGGTCAACTGGATCGGGTGAAGGCCAACGGCACGGCGGTGGTGGCGCTGGACAAACGCACCGGCAAGGAGCGGTACCGGCTGGGAGACGACCTGGCCAGCTACGCCTCGCCAGTGGCGGCCACGATCGACGGCCGGCCGTGGTGCTTTGTGTTCGCGCGGCGAGGCCTATTGGGCTTCGATCCCGTGGCGGGGACGAGCGACTTTCATTACCCGTGGCGGGCCAAGATTTTGGAAAGCGTGAACGCTAGTTCGCCGGTGGTGGTGGGGGACCAGGTGTTCATCTCAGAGTGCTACGGCGTGGGCAGTTCGCTTTTGAAGGTGCGCCCCGGCGGCTACGACGTGGTGTGGTCAGACGCCGATCGCGGCCGCGACAAGGCGCTGATGACGCACTGGAACACGCCGATTCATCATGAAGGATATATCTACGCTTCCAGCGGTCGGCACACCGGAGACGCCGAGCTGCGCTGTGTTGAGCTGGCCACCGGCAAGGTGCAGTGGCGCCAGCCCGACCTCTCGCGCTCGTCGCTCTTGTATGTCGATGGGCATTTTGTCTGTTTGGCGGAGAGCGGCAAACTGTATCTGATCCGCGTCAATCCCCAGCGCTTTGAACTGGTGGGAGAAGCGACTTTGATCGACAAGGAGGCCAACGCCAGCGTTTTTGGCCCCGAGCCGCTCATTCAGTATCCGGCCTGGGCCCCGCCGATCCTCTCGCACGGACTGTTGTATCTGCGCGGGCGCGGCCGGCTGGTGTGCGTCGAGTTGATCCCCGACGGCGGCGCGTGACTTGTCGCCGCGGCCTCGGCTCGCCAGACTTGTGACTTCCATCTGAGCGGGCATCCACGCGAGAGAGAACCCATATTGATGAGCAAGACAGTCGCAATCGTTCTGGCCGCCGGCAAAGGGACGCGGATGAAGTCGGACCTGCCGAAAGTGCTGGTCCCGGTGCTGGGTCGGCCCATGATCGAATACGTGCTCGACGCGCTGCGGGCGGGGGGCGTCGAGCAGATGATCGTGGTGGTTGGCTACCGATCCGACCTGGCGCGCGAGCAACTGGGCCGCCACAAGGATGTGAGCTTTGTGGAGCAGACCGAACAGCTTGGGACCGGCCACGCCGTGATGATGTGCAAGGCCGCGTTGGCTGGGCACACGGGGCCGGTGATCGTGGTGGCCGGCGACTCGCC encodes:
- a CDS encoding fatty acid desaturase — translated: MPDHPDETPRFSIGEARQLVRDLFEPKPWIYWTDFLVSVYTGTAAFVAMRLLVRFDLLHTWVWGIAALCYVISVLALYRASLFTHELTHLKQDSFRSFRLVWNLLYGIPFLVPSFLYHTHVEHHARRQYGTEHDGEYLPLAQGPRWKIAWFLAECLVVPLIAVVRFLGAPLTWVCPPLRRWVARHASSMVIDPAYVRPLPTHREIKIWRLQEVACWLMATTVAGLVLAGLLPLGLVVSAYAVSVGVMFLNAIRTLGAHHYRSGGEPITFIDQLLDSVNYPHHPWIGELWAPVGLRFHALHHLFPSMPYHNLAEAHRRLMAGLPADSLYRRVNSPGLWQTIGGLWREAGRAERRARQSAGRDVRGALGA
- the arfB gene encoding aminoacyl-tRNA hydrolase encodes the protein MSEALQVGARVRIPASELQMSFARSSGPGGQNVNKVNSKAMLRWNARTSGSLPADVRERFLTRYRSRLTADGELIIQSQRYRDQGRNTADCLEKLRAMIAAVLAAPRKRRPTKVPRGAIEDRLQVKRRTAQKKQARGRRTLGDD
- a CDS encoding PQQ-like beta-propeller repeat protein is translated as MQMLGVSLGFLCVLVAPATAWATESAVPNLATRKSGIDWPCFLGPTQDNKSPERGIRRDWKSGPPPVVWQTEVGIGYSMPSVSRGRLFLFDAVGQQARLRCLHAETGRPLWEYKYTFEYEDLYGYDNGPRCFPIVDDDRVYLYGVEGSLHCLHVVDGAVVWRIDLNQEYGVVQNFFGVGSTPRIEGELLIVQVGGSPAESQRVAPGQLDRVKANGTAVVALDKRTGKERYRLGDDLASYASPVAATIDGRPWCFVFARRGLLGFDPVAGTSDFHYPWRAKILESVNASSPVVVGDQVFISECYGVGSSLLKVRPGGYDVVWSDADRGRDKALMTHWNTPIHHEGYIYASSGRHTGDAELRCVELATGKVQWRQPDLSRSSLLYVDGHFVCLAESGKLYLIRVNPQRFELVGEATLIDKEANASVFGPEPLIQYPAWAPPILSHGLLYLRGRGRLVCVELIPDGGA
- a CDS encoding dTDP-4-dehydrorhamnose 3,5-epimerase family protein, which produces MFHEGAIEGVVFKSLKKFTDRRGWLIELYREDELPQENHPVMAYISQTEPGVARGPHFHHDQADYFAFCGPGDFKLYLWDSRKESPTHLAKQVVVVGESNMQAVIVPPGVVHAYKNVSDKSGWVFNGPNRLYAGHGKQEPVDEIRFEEVADSPYHLD
- a CDS encoding CDGSH iron-sulfur domain-containing protein, which translates into the protein MSLVIRCRPNGPLVIEGPVTVVDHQGNPFPINQDKPLVALCRCGQSGKKPFCDGTHKTCGFIAEELAPEAGA